One genomic window of Candidatus Poribacteria bacterium includes the following:
- a CDS encoding CopD family protein, whose protein sequence is MEIFSLFMLWLHIIAAVTWIGGNLILAMVIVPHFRQNLPPVQRIQLLTQIGKRFEPVVWGCVGVLFFTGIVNIFYAVDFTSPTALSGAFMRTLLIKIGLFFVLVILTALHGMVLAPQLAAAVENLDPDLEELPPEIKPLRSRMSIVSSLMGVVSLLILLAAVALRMGI, encoded by the coding sequence ATGGAAATATTTTCGCTCTTCATGCTCTGGCTACACATCATCGCCGCGGTTACATGGATCGGCGGCAATCTCATCTTAGCGATGGTAATTGTTCCACACTTCCGACAAAACCTACCCCCTGTCCAGCGTATTCAACTTTTAACACAGATAGGCAAGCGTTTTGAACCTGTCGTGTGGGGATGTGTCGGTGTGCTATTTTTCACGGGTATTGTTAACATTTTCTATGCCGTAGACTTTACCTCACCGACTGCGCTCTCTGGCGCGTTCATGCGGACGCTGCTTATTAAGATTGGACTTTTCTTCGTGCTGGTGATCCTGACGGCGTTGCACGGTATGGTCTTGGCACCGCAATTGGCTGCCGCTGTCGAGAATTTGGATCCAGATTTGGAAGAACTCCCACCCGAAATCAAACCGCTCCGTTCTCGGATGTCGATTGTATCGAGTCTGATGGGTGTTGTTTCCCTGCTCATCTTACTCGCTGCGGTTGCTTTGCGTATGGGGATATAA